From the Helicobacter sp. MIT 05-5293 genome, one window contains:
- a CDS encoding thioesterase, producing the protein MIDDDSQEENVQVQLDPDDLVICTEMSPNVVGTLTELQRNKAVVQFVPTEKMIMDDSKIIHCGFVFNSASFAAMAAINKKYSVLIAADVKFLAPIELGHEVIFKAEALQSDTKKCEVKVEGYLLDIKIFDSLFHIAVFDKKIFKLRFKD; encoded by the coding sequence ATGATAGATGATGATTCACAAGAAGAAAATGTCCAGGTGCAGCTTGACCCTGATGATCTCGTGATTTGCACAGAGATGTCCCCTAATGTTGTCGGCACACTCACAGAACTACAACGAAACAAAGCAGTGGTGCAATTTGTGCCGACTGAAAAAATGATCATGGACGATAGTAAAATTATCCATTGTGGTTTTGTATTTAATTCCGCGAGTTTTGCTGCAATGGCTGCTATCAATAAAAAATACAGCGTTTTGATTGCGGCTGATGTGAAATTTCTAGCACCCATCGAACTTGGACACGAGGTTATTTTCAAAGCTGAAGCCCTCCAAAGTGATACGAAAAAATGCGAAGTAAAGGTCGAGGGGTATCTGCTAGATATTAAAATCTTTGATTCACTCTTTCATATTGCTGTTTTTGACAAAAAAATCTTCAAATTAAGATTTAAAGATTAA
- the cmoB gene encoding tRNA 5-methoxyuridine(34)/uridine 5-oxyacetic acid(34) synthase CmoB yields the protein MNAQKQDWIKHKKDKILQSKNIIPLTKQIQSLPIIPAYLDTDNGVRINALDKDLAALHQPFINSIAHSLKPWRKGPFYVFDLFIDSEWRSFIKWQLLESHLHLENKHIADVGCNNGYYMFEMLKHSPASITGFDPSGIFKCQFDFINHFAQTPINFELLGVEDLSEYVKCKNQAFDVIFCLGVLYHRTDPIQTLKNLYRALENGGELILDTLIFDSELEVCLCPKVSYAKMKNAYFIPSISALQGWCERAGFKGFEILTLYATTPNEQRKTEWIESLSLESFLDESKKHTIEGYPAPQRGYFKMKKS from the coding sequence TTGAATGCGCAAAAGCAAGATTGGATCAAGCACAAAAAAGACAAGATTCTCCAATCCAAAAATATTATCCCTCTTACAAAGCAGATTCAGTCTTTGCCCATCATTCCTGCATATCTTGACACCGATAATGGCGTGCGTATCAATGCTTTAGATAAAGACCTCGCCGCTCTGCATCAACCTTTTATCAATAGTATTGCTCATTCACTCAAGCCTTGGCGCAAGGGACCTTTTTATGTGTTTGATCTCTTTATTGATAGTGAGTGGAGAAGCTTTATCAAATGGCAACTTTTAGAATCCCATCTTCATTTAGAAAACAAACACATTGCCGATGTGGGCTGCAACAATGGCTACTATATGTTTGAGATGCTTAAACACTCTCCCGCCTCAATTACAGGCTTTGACCCAAGCGGTATATTCAAATGTCAATTTGATTTTATCAATCATTTTGCGCAAACACCGATTAATTTCGAGCTTTTAGGTGTAGAAGATTTGAGCGAATATGTAAAGTGCAAAAACCAAGCCTTTGATGTCATATTTTGTCTTGGTGTGCTGTATCATCGCACAGACCCTATCCAAACACTTAAGAATCTTTATCGTGCTTTAGAAAATGGCGGGGAATTGATACTTGATACATTGATTTTTGATTCAGAACTCGAGGTGTGTTTGTGTCCCAAAGTCAGCTATGCGAAAATGAAAAATGCTTATTTTATCCCAAGCATTAGCGCATTACAAGGTTGGTGCGAACGAGCAGGTTTTAAAGGTTTTGAGATTCTTACTCTTTATGCCACGACCCCAAATGAACAAAGAAAAACAGAATGGATAGAATCTCTTAGCCTTGAATCATTCCTTGATGAGAGCAAAAAACACACTATCGAGGGCTATCCCGCTCCTCAAAGAGGCTATTTTAAAATGAAAAAATCTTAA
- the metG gene encoding methionine--tRNA ligase, translated as MDKTYITSPIYYVNDIPHIGHAYTTILCDMLKKFYWILGHDVLLLTGTDEHGQKIEQSAKKHHQSPQDYTDKISEKFRQIWNEFKIDYDIFIRTTNEEHCKSVQKAFEIMYAKGDIYKGEYEGYYCISCETFFTQTQLNENNTCPDCGKPTDLMKEESYFFALSKYQERLLQWYEQCPDCILPQYRKNEVLRFVQEGLNDLSITRTSFEWGVPLLPNPQRNDSKSHVMYVWLDALLSYVSAIGYGQETESSKMAYWENATHMVGKDILRFHAVYWPAFLMSLELPLPKHIYAHGWWTKDGAKMSKSIGNVVNPKEVADVYGLETLRYFLAREMPFGQDGDFSQKSLIERINADLSNDMGNLMNRLIGMSEKYFTLRIDSHKVKTYFADEIKQIDTILESVKQKMQTMQPSRYLEELWKTFSLANSYITHYEPWKLIKQDEEKTMALLALLANILARSSFYLYPVMPESATKIAQALGFEISPQNYQKFITEGHLLESFTIQKIPPLFPKIQSPLLVENTTQDTQTTNHQEAKDETENIVNLIDIKDFAKIDIRIGTISECKAVEKSQKLYKLLVDIGADKPRQIVSGIAQYYTPEELLGKQICLIVNLKPAKLMGLISEGMILASKDENGLSLLSIDKPRINGSKIS; from the coding sequence ATGGATAAAACCTATATCACTTCACCCATCTACTATGTGAATGACATACCTCACATCGGGCATGCTTATACGACTATTTTGTGCGATATGCTTAAGAAATTTTATTGGATTTTAGGTCATGATGTCTTACTTCTTACCGGCACAGATGAGCATGGACAAAAAATCGAACAATCCGCAAAAAAACATCATCAATCACCCCAAGACTACACAGATAAAATCAGCGAAAAATTCCGTCAAATATGGAATGAGTTTAAAATTGATTATGACATTTTCATACGCACCACGAATGAAGAGCATTGCAAAAGTGTGCAGAAAGCCTTTGAGATTATGTATGCCAAGGGAGATATTTATAAAGGCGAGTATGAGGGATATTATTGCATTTCTTGTGAGACTTTTTTTACACAAACACAATTAAATGAAAACAACACTTGCCCAGATTGCGGCAAACCCACTGATTTGATGAAAGAGGAAAGCTATTTTTTCGCCTTGAGCAAATATCAAGAGAGACTTCTCCAATGGTATGAACAATGTCCCGACTGCATTCTCCCACAATATCGCAAGAATGAAGTTTTGCGTTTTGTGCAAGAGGGCTTAAATGATCTCTCTATTACACGCACAAGTTTTGAATGGGGTGTGCCTTTGCTCCCTAATCCTCAAAGAAATGATAGCAAATCCCATGTAATGTATGTTTGGCTTGACGCACTTTTAAGCTATGTCAGTGCGATAGGTTATGGGCAAGAGACAGAATCTTCTAAAATGGCATATTGGGAAAATGCTACACATATGGTAGGTAAAGATATTTTGCGTTTTCACGCTGTCTATTGGCCTGCATTTTTAATGAGTCTTGAACTCCCCTTGCCCAAACACATTTATGCGCATGGTTGGTGGACAAAAGATGGAGCAAAAATGAGTAAAAGTATCGGCAATGTAGTGAATCCTAAAGAAGTCGCCGATGTTTATGGGCTAGAGACTTTACGATATTTTCTTGCTAGAGAAATGCCTTTTGGGCAAGATGGAGACTTTAGCCAAAAATCCCTTATTGAGCGTATTAATGCAGATTTGAGTAACGATATGGGCAATCTAATGAATCGCTTGATTGGAATGAGTGAAAAATATTTTACATTGCGCATAGATTCTCACAAAGTCAAGACATATTTCGCCGATGAAATCAAACAAATTGATACAATTTTAGAATCTGTCAAGCAAAAAATGCAAACCATGCAACCTTCGCGTTACCTTGAAGAGCTATGGAAAACTTTTTCTTTAGCAAATAGTTATATCACCCATTATGAACCATGGAAACTCATCAAGCAAGACGAAGAAAAGACAATGGCTTTACTCGCTTTGCTTGCCAATATCCTTGCCCGCTCAAGTTTTTATCTTTATCCTGTTATGCCTGAAAGCGCGACAAAAATCGCACAAGCCTTAGGTTTTGAAATTTCACCGCAAAATTATCAAAAATTTATCACAGAAGGGCATCTTTTAGAATCTTTTACAATACAGAAGATCCCCCCACTCTTTCCAAAGATTCAATCCCCTCTTCTTGTTGAGAATACTACTCAAGATACTCAAACGACAAATCATCAAGAAGCAAAAGACGAAACAGAGAATATTGTGAATCTGATTGATATTAAAGATTTTGCAAAAATTGACATACGCATTGGCACGATTAGTGAATGTAAGGCAGTAGAAAAAAGCCAAAAGCTTTATAAACTCCTTGTCGATATTGGTGCAGATAAGCCGCGTCAAATCGTTTCGGGCATCGCGCAATATTATACGCCTGAAGAACTGCTAGGCAAACAAATTTGCTTGATTGTCAATCTCAAACCTGCCAAATTAATGGGGCTTATCAGTGAAGGAATGATACTTGCTAGTAAAGATGAAAATGGCTTATCTTTGCTAAGCATTGACAAACCCAGAATCAATGGAAGCAAAATCAGCTAA